One Phaseolus vulgaris cultivar G19833 chromosome 4, P. vulgaris v2.0, whole genome shotgun sequence DNA window includes the following coding sequences:
- the LOC137837918 gene encoding ferrochelatase-1, chloroplastic/mitochondrial-like: MMQFGAAACDLDRFSVVFRPGPRHTDCVTFAANKLCSDIRNSGRVDCHSNCNRSTSQVSLFLCSDSTNRRNGLLGGSPCVNPSGRRNLVGPASYSVETSAYDVAALEPPTHVAEEKVGVLLLNLGGPETLNDVQPFLFNLFADPDIIRLPRLFRFLQRPLAKLISVLRAPKSKEGYAAIGGGSPLRKITDDQALAIKKALETKGLSSNVYVGMRYWYPFTEEAIQQIKRDRITRLVVLPLYPQFSISTTGSSVRILEQEFREDAYLSTLPVSIINSWYQREGYIKSMADLIEKELQSFSEPKEAMIFFSAHGVPVSYVEDAGDPYRDQMEECIFLIMQELKARGVSNEHTLAYQSRVGPVQWLKPYTDEVLVELGKKGVRSLLAVPVSFVSEHIETLEEIDMEYKELALESGIKNWARVPALGLTPSFITDLADAVMEALPSAKAMYPRISTSEDVDHENDPVKYFIKLFFGSFFAFILFLSSKMITAFRNHVI; this comes from the exons ATGATGCAATTCGGTGCTGCCGCCTGCGATCTGGATCGATTCAGCGTCGTTTTCAGGCCCGGCCCTCGCCATACTGATTGCGTGACCTTCGCCGCCAACAA GTTATGTTCCGATATCCGAAATTCTGGCCGTGTTGATTGCCATTCAAATTGTAACAGGTCTACATCTCAAGTGTCTTTGTTTTTGTGTTCTGACTCCACCAATAGAAGAAATGGCCTGCTTGGTGGATCACCTTGTGTGAACCCTTCTGGCAGGAGAAACCTAGTTGGTCCAGCTTCTTATTCTGTGGAGACAAGTGCTTATGATGTGGCTGCCTTAGAACCTCCTACGCATGTTGCAGAAGAAAAAGTTGGCGTGCTACTACTCAATCTTGGAGGACCGGAGACACTGAATGACGTTCAACCTTTTCTGTTTAATCTTTTTGCAGATCCT GACATCATTCGTCTTCCAAGATTGTTTAGGTTTCTCCAGCGACCACTGGCAAAATTGATTTCTGTACTTCGGGCTCCTAAATCTAAGGAAGGGTATGCTGCTATTGGTGGTGGCTCTCCTTTACGCAAAATTACAGATGATCAG GCACTTGCAATAAAAAAGGCTTTGGAAACGAAGGGCCTCTCTTCAAATGTTTACGTGGGGATGCGGTACTGGTATCCATTCACCGAAGAAGCAATTCAGCAA ATTAAGAGGGACAGAATAACAAGGCTTGTGGTACTACCTCTTTATCCGCAATTTTCTATATCCACAACTGGATCAAGCGTCCGCATTCTTGAGCAAGAATTCAG GGAGGATGCCTATTTGTCTACTCTTCCTGTTTCCATTATAAACTCTTGGTATCAACGAGAAGGTTACATTAAGTCAATGGCTGACTTAATTGAGAAAGAGCTCCAAAGCTTTTCTGAACCAAAAGAG GCAATGATATTTTTCAGTGCCCACGGTGTACCTGTCAGTTACGTTGAGGATGCTGGGGATCCATACCGAGATCAAATGGAGGAGTGCATTTTCTTGATCATGCAAGAGTTGAAAGCCAGAGGAGTTAGTAATGAGCACACTCTTGCTTATCAG AGTCGTGTGGGTCCTGTACAATGGCTGAAACCATATACAGATGAAGTTCTTGTTGAACTAGGCAAAAAAGGTGTAAGGAGTCTTTTAGCTGTTCCCGTGAG CTTTGTGAGTGAGCATATTGAAACTCTTGAAGAAATTGACATGGAGTACAAGGAATTGGCTCTTGAATCTGGCATCAAGAATTGGGCACGTGTACCTGCTCTTGGTCTTACCCCTTCCTTCATCACTGATTTGGCTGATGCAGTAATGGAAGCTCTCCCGTCTGCAAAAGCAATGTATCCACGGATCAGCACTTCTGAAGATGTTGATCATGAAAATGACCCTGTCAAATATTTCATCAAGTTGTTCTTTGGTTCATTCTTTGCATTCATCTTGTTCTTGTCATCCAAAATGATCACGGCATTCAGGAATCATGTTATTTAG
- the LOC137837919 gene encoding glutamine synthetase PR-2, producing the protein MSLLSDLINLNLSESTEKIIAEYIWVGGSGMDLRSKARTLPGPVDDPAKLPKWNYDGSSTDQAPGDDSEVILYPQAIFKDPFRRGNNILVICDVYTPAGEPLPTNKRYDAAKIFSHPDVVAEVPWYGIEQEYTLLQKDVNWPLGWPLGGYPGPQGPYYCGVGADKAYGRDIVDAHYKACVYAGINISGINGEVMPGQWEFQVGPSVGISAGDEVWAARYILERITELAGAVVSFDPKPIPGDWNGAGAHSNYSTKSMREEGGYEVIKKAIEKLGLRHKEHIAAYGKGNERRLTGRHETADINTFSWGVANRGSSVRVGRDTEKQGKGYFEDRRPASNMDPYVVTSMIAETTILWKP; encoded by the exons ATGTCTTTGCTTTCAGATCTCATCAACCTCAACCTCTCAGAATCCACAGAAAAGATCATTGCTGAGTACATATG GGTTGGTGGATCTGGTATGGACCTCAGAAGCAAAGCCAGg ACTCTTCCTGGACCAGTGGATGACCCTGCAAAACTTCCAAAATGGAACTATGATGGGTCTAGCACAGATCAAGCTCCTGGGGATGACAGTGAAGTCATCCTATA CCCACAAGCTATTTTCAAGGACCCCTTTAGGAGAGGCAATAATATTCTT GTGATTTGTGATGTTTACACCCCAGCTGGTGAGCCACTTCCAACCAACAAGAGGTATGATGCTGCCAAAATTTTCAGTCACCCTGATGTTGTTGCAGAGGTACCATG GTATGGAATTGAGCAAGAGTACACCTTGTTGCAGAAAGATGTGAATTGGCCACTTGGGTGGCCACTTGGTGGGTATCCTGGGCCACAG GGACCCTACTACTGTGGAGTTGGTGCTGATAAAGCCTATGGTCGTGATATTGTAGATGCACATTACAAAGCTTGTGTTTATGCAGGAATTAACATCAGTGGCATCAATGGAGAGGTTATGCCTGGCCAG TGGGAATTCCAAGTTGGTCCTTCTGTTGGCATCTCTGCTGGAGATGAAGTGTGGGCTGCTCGCTACATTTTGGAG AGGATTACAGAGTTAGCAGGAGCAGTTGTTTCATTTGATCCCAAGCCTATTCCG GGAGATTGGAATGGAGCTGGAGCACACTCAAACTATAG CACTAAGTCCATGAGAGAAGAGGGTGGTTATGAGGTGATTAAGAAAGCCATTGAAAAGCTTGGATTGAGACACAAAGAGCACATTGCAGCATATGGAAAAGGTAATGAGAGACGTCTCACAGGAAGACATGAAACTGCAGACATCAACACCTTTTCTTGG GGTGTGGCAAACCGTGGAAGTTCAGTTAGAGTTGGAAGAGACACAGAGAAACAAGGGAAAGGTTACTTTGAGGACAGAAGGCCTGCTTCTAACATGGATCCTTATGTAGTCACCTCCATGATTGCAGAGACCACCATTCTCTGGAAACCATGA